The genomic region GAGCTTTGGTTGCTGGAGATGCTTGTGCGTCACCCATGGTGTTCTCCGGTGGACCTACTGCTGCGGCAGAAGGTCTGGAGTCTTGTGCAGGGAACTGTGTTGCATCGTCGAATCGCAGTCCATGTCTTCGTGTGCCGAGCGGTATGTTGTTGCTCTGCGTTCCTGTCGGGCCTGTTGCGTCAGTAATGGCCGGCCGCACTGCTGGTGCTGGTGTGTTGGCTATCATGGCCATTCTCTGCGGATTGATGCCTTCCATGTTGATGTCGCACCGGAAATGGCCACGCCGCTAATGAATGTGTTGTCAATATGTGACGCGGAGGTCAGAGCGAGAAAACGAATTGTTTGTGCTAGAAGTATGGACTTAGTGCGGATGACTAACGCCACTTTGCAGCGGCAAGTGCAGGGATCATGATCAGCATGTGAAGGCAAGCACGAATGGTGATACTGAACTTTGTTCCATCTCGCAGGCCATTACCTCGCGCGTTGGAAACCACAGTGTGATCGCATCGAGGTCCATGAGATTCTGGCACCGGATCAATTGTTCTACATGCTGGTATCCTGCTCCCGAAAATATACACTTGCCAATGACAAACGCCTTACTCTAAAACACACTAATATAGTTGTTGACCCGGTCTTTCTGGTTCTGCGCAATGCACTCCGAGATCCAGGTGATATTCCTGATTTCCTGCGATGGTTGTTAGCATTTCTCACAACACATCCTGTTATATGAAAGTTACTCACCTGCTCCCGCAGCTTCACCCATGCATACACGACAGCATGTGTGAACTGGTATGTAAAGGCCAGCTTGCAGATCTCCATCTCCTTTTGGTAGAACAGGTCCTCCAAGCTCTTGCCATCGTCGCCTCCAACGCCGCCAGACTGGTTTCCAATGCCTCCGCCGCCACCCATGCCGGTCTGATCAAGCATTGTCCTGTAGTCGTGTACGCCGTCGACAGCTATCCTTACGCCTTCCACATCATCCGCGCGAGACAGCATGAGGGTGCCCTCTGGGTGTAGACGTCCGAAGTTTGGGTAGAGCTTCTTCCTGTCCTGCTTCGATAGCTCCGTACCAAACGAGTTGATTGTGATATTTATCGATCTCCTGTCCGCCTCGAACTCCAGCACCTCGCTCATGACCTCTTGTGTTGGTGTACCCGCAATGCCTGGCTCTTCATTCACGAATCGGTGGAAGTCTTCTAGGTAGTTCTTGTACAGCGTATTTCTGATGATCTCAATGTTGAGCTCATCCAAGTCGTGGTGGCTGATAGAGCCCTTGAAGTATGGCGCAAGAGGTGTTTCGATCAGGACTGAGTTGTACAGCTCTTCGATGTTCGTGGCCACACAGAGTACTGGCATCGTCTCGAACCAGCCAAGCGGGTGACATCGTTCGAGGAGTTCCTTTGTGTCGCGCTCGTGAAGTGTGCCAGTAATGAGGAGTGCCACATTGTCAATCATGTATGCGTATGTCAGATACTCCATGAACTTTGCCAAACTTCCGGTGGCGTTCGCTTGGAGATATCTGAACTCCGCCACGAGTTTATCAAGTGTCTTGTCGGCGAGAGCGGATGTGGAAGGGTTGGGAGGGAGTGCTGCGAGGTAGTCGCCATACGCAGGTCCGAGTTGTAGCTTGACGTCTGTATTGGCCAAGTCAGCCCTGCCTCCATTTTCTGCCGTATACATATGCTTACCATCGATGTTGTCGCATTGTGTCAGGTTGCCGTAGTTTTGGCCAGAGAGGAGTGTGTTTCGGTAGCCACGTACGATGCCTTCGACGTAGCCATTTGTCGCATTCTGACAGCAAGAAGCAGAGATCAGTATTACCGCGCATTTCCACGGTCATCATAGTGCAGACTCACATAGAACATGCCTTCGGCCATCTTGACGGTATTGCAAAGGGTGTTGTGGTTGAAGTGCAGAAGTTCGTTGCGTAGAGCTGCTGTATGTACGATGCCTGAGCTCGAGACCAAGCCGCCTGCCGATCCTAGCCACGCGAAGTCGTCATCTGCCTTTCAAGGTTCTTTCACAACACCGTGCAACATCTTCATCAAATTCACAAGAGAACGAGCTAAGGTGCTAATTTCTGCAATAAAAAATCATACATCACGATGATGTGAGAAGTATGGACTCATAATGCTCATATTGATACGTGTAGGTCATGATATAGTACATCAGCAACGATAGCAACACACCAATTTCTAGTAAAGCCATGGCTCGCCCAACCATCACGAAACCTCCGACTCAAGCGTCATGACCGCGAGTCGCACTCTTCTCCCGGCCGAAATACCGATGTGACGCCTCCGAGCAACGCCGTTCTTTTGTGCCAAGAATAATGTAACAATACATGAAAGAAGAAAGCTGGCAATGCTGGCTTAGTCGAGCTCCATAGCATGAGCGGTGCAGATGCCGACTGGCTCTCTGGGACCATGCATCGCCATCATGTCCGCTTGTATGTCGTTGGCCTCGTTCTGAGCAGCGGTGATGGGGTCCGTCTCAGCCCGGATGTGGCCGCCTGGGGCAGCGAGGTGCAGTGCTGGTAGCATTTGGAGGCGTGGCAGAAGCTGGCTAGGCTCGTTTGTGACAAGGCGTGCCTCGGTAAGGTCGTGGGAGAAGATGTAGTACTCGTGCTGGCCGTTGTACGCGTTGAGGCCGTGGACGAGATAGCCGGGAATGGAGCTGCTTTCGAACCAAACATCAACATTCTTGAGGCATGGATAATGATTTTGGATCCACTTGGAGTACGCTCTCTTGTTGATTTGGAGTGCTTCGGTGGAGTCCATACGGGCCCAGCTGATGCCAAGAACGCGAGTGGCCTCATCGATGAGCGGCTCTGCGCAGGCTTCGCGCATTGATGCTGGCAGTACGAGCTGAGCAAGGTCGTCTGGCCCGGCAGCTTTGGAGTCAACACGCTGCGATTTGCGACTGGTGACCGACGGACGCTTTGCGTGGGCGAGCTGAAAGGGTCGTCGCTCCGCCCCCTCTTCAACCCAGGTTCCAGACTGTGATGCAGCGGCCATGGCGTAGCCGGGATCCTCTGGGTAGAGGACTGTCATGCCTGGGCCGTAGACCGGCTTGCCTCGTGGCTTGACCAGGTCTTCTTCGATTGGAGTCGCAGTCGAGCCATCAAGTCGCTCATCTTCGCCGTCGCCGTCTTCGGTGTAGATGTCGCCTCTAGAACGCTTGCGACCAGCTAGTGAGGAAGCAGGAGTGGATGCCGTTGGAGTGAATGGGGCGGAGTTGGACAGCCCGTTGGGTGAGATGCCGTTGACGGCTGGAGCAGTGCCATTGGCGCCACCGTAGTGGTTGTTGACGAAGTATTGATTCGGTGCCTGGGGCGGCAGAACGACCGTTGGCGATTGGCTGAAGAAGTTGGAAGACATGGCGGTGTGGTAAGTATGGTAGTCAGCTGCGTCAGTTAGATGATCTAACAACATCAATTGCTTATCCTGCTGTTGTTGCTGTTGTGCCACAACAAGCTCAGCTAGAGCCTGCGATCCACCTATGGTTGCAGAGAGTGTTGCAGATCGATGGGAGTGGTGATCCAAGTCGCGTGTGGGTAAAAGTTGACGCTGGACCCTGTGATGGTGTTGATGGCAGGTGTAACGATGGCGACAGTGAGGTTGTGGTCGACGGCTGATGTGATGGATCGTTGGGCGTAGTGATGTGGGTGGTGTTTGGTTGCGAAAGATGTGGTGCAAACGATGTTGGTGTTGAAAGTTGCTCTGGTAAAGCGTGAAGTGTGGTACGCGTTTGCAAGCTGGAGGATGGTCAAGAAGAGAAGAAGAATGGTTTCCGAGAGAAGTGCTGCTGTTGGCTCGCGGAAGTCGGTCGCCCAGGATGCAGTTGCCAATGGATCCAATCGGAGCTCGTTTAGCGATGATCGAGACGCAAGAACCTTGAACCATGCAGCTCTCCACATTGCGCCATACCGTTTGCAGTCAGAGCAACCACGCCGCCAGCAACAGTCAGGTGGAAGTTATGCACGTGTAACGCAAGCGGTAGGCTACTTCACTATAGTACACATTGTTTGCCGGTACAGCCCCACTGTAGAGATGAGCTTCACTTGAGCCGCGGATGACGATGCAAGCCGGCCAATCTTCGGGCACGGACAATACTGCTCCGAACTGTTCTAAAAGAAGGTGGCTGGCAGTCTAGCAGACAGCGACCGAGAGTCAGTCGATCGGATGAAGACACAATAAGCTGCCAATCTTTCATTCTGTGCATGATATTGGTCCAATATCTATGGAACCAAGCTGGAGCGCACGGTCGTCTTCGCGTTTGGTTGTCTTTGCTTGGACCCGCTGGCGAGCTGAAGCGATGCCTAGAACACAGCAATCCGCGTGAGACACACGCGCGTTTGCGAAGTGATTGCAAAGTGTAGGGCGCGGGCGCTGCTGGCTCGTGATTAAGTCTGAGATGCAGAGTGAGTGGCAGCATAGTGAGGTGCGCAAGTGATGTTGAAGTACTGTAGCGTGAAGCTATGACCCCAATGGGGCGAAGTCCAGCCAAAGCTTCCAGTTAAGCTTCTAAATTTGTTCGAGTCGCCCACACAGCCACCCCACCAACATTCTCCACCACCAACAGCAATAATGGGACGAGGAGGACGTGGACGAGGCAGAGGTGGTGGAGGCGGTGGAAGAGGTCGCGGACGAGGCCGTGGCGGCGGTGGCGGTGGCGGCAATGGTGGTTGCAGAAATTTTGTCGACGACCGACAGTCCTTCGACCAAGTCAACAAGACCAACGAGAAATTCGAGCGCTTCTACAACACCCTCAATCTTGTCCCAGCTGGAGAGGAGCGAGATGCTTTCTGGACCAAGCTGCGCAGCGAACTGCCGAACTCATTCCGCTTCACTGGATCGAAGGGACACGCACGTGGTGTCCGCGACAACCTCGTCAACCGCTTCTTCCCACTGATTAAGGAGATCAAGCACGATGGACGCCCGGTGGAGCTACCAAAGCAGATTGCCTGGTATCCTGAGGGTCTCGGCTACCGCATGGCAACGCCAAAGAACGTCATCCGAAAGTACGAGCCATTCAAAGAGTTTCAGAAGTTCTTGGTGAGTGAAACTGGTGTGGGCAACATAAGCAGGCAGGAGGAGGTCAGCATGATCCCACCACTTCTGTTAGACGTACAGCCGCATCACACAGTTCTGGACCTTTGTGCAGCGCCAGGCAGCAAGAGCGCACAACTTGTCGAGCTCATTCACGCGGGTGAGGAGGACCGGGTCGATCGCGCGATCAGGCAGGCCAAGGGCGAGAAGCAGGATGGTGTGCAGCTGAGC from Fulvia fulva chromosome 10, complete sequence harbors:
- a CDS encoding V-type proton ATPase subunit d translates to MAEGMFYNATNGYVEGIVRGYRNTLLSGQNYGNLTQCDNIDGKHMYTAENGGRADLANTDVKLQLGPAYGDYLAALPPNPSTSALADKTLDKLVAEFRYLQANATGSLAKFMEYLTYAYMIDNVALLITGTLHERDTKELLERCHPLGWFETMPVLCVATNIEELYNSVLIETPLAPYFKGSISHHDLDELNIEIIRNTLYKNYLEDFHRFVNEEPGIAGTPTQEVMSEVLEFEADRRSINITINSFGTELSKQDRKKLYPNFGRLHPEGTLMLSRADDVEGVRIAVDGVHDYRTMLDQTGMGGGGGIGNQSGGVGGDDGKSLEDLFYQKEMEICKLAFTYQFTHAVVYAWVKLREQEIRNITWISECIAQNQKDRVNNYISVF